From Streptomyces griseorubiginosus, one genomic window encodes:
- a CDS encoding STAS domain-containing protein — MADNREAVGHGRLSVVRTETDDITVLVLEGEIDHQSVPGLTRALSPADTAARHRVVVDLSRVTFMDSSGVNALIAAFHTTQAAQGWLRLAGARGAVLRTLQLVGLDTFVPCHPTLEDALAATDPGA; from the coding sequence GTGGCAGACAACCGGGAAGCAGTGGGTCACGGCAGACTCTCCGTGGTCCGCACCGAGACCGACGACATCACCGTCCTCGTTCTCGAAGGAGAGATCGACCACCAGAGCGTGCCCGGACTGACGCGGGCCCTGTCCCCGGCAGACACCGCCGCCCGTCACCGGGTCGTGGTCGACCTGAGCCGGGTCACGTTCATGGACTCCAGCGGTGTCAACGCCCTCATCGCGGCCTTCCACACCACGCAGGCCGCGCAGGGCTGGCTGCGGCTCGCGGGGGCGCGGGGGGCGGTGCTGCGCACCCTCCAGCTCGTGGGGCTCGACACCTTCGTGCCCTGTCACCCGACCCTGGAGGACGCCCTCGCCGCGACCGACCCGGGCGCCTGA